One Pseudochaenichthys georgianus chromosome 7, fPseGeo1.2, whole genome shotgun sequence DNA segment encodes these proteins:
- the oard1 gene encoding ADP-ribose glycohydrolase OARD1: MTHYKLANKSLSSFIKCSRKTHRITHRSSVHIMSSALERPVNTDSAKPAEDRWSVSYVTGDLFSCPGDEALAHCISEDCRMGAGIAVMFKKNFKGVEELKEQKKLTGECAVLKRESRFVYYLITKKKASQKPTYDSLARSLENMRSHCESNSVTRISMPRIGCGLDKLQWNKVAEILEQVFKPTNISITVYSLPERPESKVMKENMRR; the protein is encoded by the exons ATGACGCATTATAAGCTAGCTAACAAGTCTCTTAGCAGTTTTATTAAGTGTTCAAGAAAGACACACCGAATAACTCACCGCTCAAGTGTTCACATTATGTCATCTGCACTTGAAAGACCAGTCAACACTGACAGCGCTAAG CCTGCAGAAGACCGCTGGTCAGTGAGCTATGTGACCGGGGACCTGTTCTCCTGCCCCGGGGACGAGGCTCTGGCCCACTGCATCAGTGAGGACTGCCGCATGGGGGCAGGCATAGCAGTGATGTTCAAGAAGAACTTCAAAGGGGTAGAGGAGCTAAAGGAGCAGA AAAAGCTGACAGGAGAGTGCGCTGTTCTAAAAAGAGAGAGTCGTTTCGTCTACTATCTG ATTACAAAGAAAAAGGCCAGCCAAAAGCCCACCTATGACAGCCTGGCACGGAGCCTGGAGAACATGAGGTCACACTGTGAAAGTAACAGTGTAACCAGAATATCAATGCCTCG TATTGGCTGTGGCCTGGATAAACTGCAGTGGAATAAAGTGGCAGAGATACTGGAGCAGGTCTTCAAACCCACAAACATCTCCATCACAGTCTACAGCCTCCCTGAGAGACCAGAGAGCAAAGTGATGAAGGAGAACATGCGCAgatga